The following nucleotide sequence is from Peribacillus sp. ACCC06369.
AAGGGAAAAAGGAGTTGAAGGAAAGTGAAAAATGAAATCATTGAAAGATTCACTTCTTATGTGAAAGTGGATACCCAATCGAATGAGGCAAATCCATCATGCCCCTCTACACCCGGACAGTTGACCTTGGCAAATACATTGGTCCAGGAACTTCAATCCATTGGGATGAAGGAAGTGACAATTGATCAGAATGGCTATGTCATGGCAACCTTGCCAGCCAATTCAAAAAAGGATATTCCGACAGTTGGATTTTTGGCTCATGTCGATACAGCAACGGATTTCACCGGGAAAGATGTAAAACCACAGATCGTTGACAACTATGATGGCAAAGATCTTACTTTACATGAAAAATTGGGTGTCATCCTCTCACCTAATGATTTCCCTTCGCTCAAGAACTACAAAGGGCATACCTTGATTACAACGGATGGAACAACCCTGTTGGGAGCAGATAATAAGGCTGGCATTGCCGAAATCATGACTGCCATGGATTATTTGATACAGCATCCGGAAATCAAGCATGGAAAAATTCGTGTTGCCTTCACTCCCGATGAGGAAATCGGCAGGGGACCACATAAGTTTGATGTAGATGCTTTTGATGCCCAATTTGCCTACACCGTGGACGGCGGCCCACTTGGGGAACTTGAATATGAGAGCTTCAATGCTGCATCGGCCAGGATCCTGATCAAAGGTACGAATATTCACCCTGGTACGGCTAAAGGAAAAATGGTGAACTCGGCTAAAATCGCCATGGAACTCCATAATAAGCTCCCAGTGGCAGAAGCACCGGAATATACGGAGGGTTACGAAGGATTTTATCATCTTCTTTCTTTTCACGGCGATGTGGAAGAGACCAAGCTCTCTTACATCATCAGGGATTTCGACCGCCAAAAATTTAATGAACGTAAGGTATATATAACGAAAGTCATCGAAGATTTAAAAGAAAAATACGGGCAGAATCGTATCCAACTTGAATTACAGGACCAATATTACAACATGAAGGAAAAAATTGAACCCGTGAAGGAAATCGTGGATATTGCCCATGAAGCAATGGAGAAACTCGGTATAAAACCAAAAATCTCGCCAATACGCGGTGGTACGGACGGATCTCAATTATCGTATATGGGACTGCCAACACCCAACATTTTTACGGGCGGAGAGAACTTTCATGGCAAATATGAATTTATTTCCGTCGATAATATGGTCCTGGCCACAAAGGTGATTGTTGGCATTGCATCGCTTCTTGAAGAAAAAGCGAAGTAGCTTGATACGAACTGTCTTTATTGAAAAAAACCCCAGACTCCAAGTCTGGGGTTTTTTTCAAAATTAAGCGCGTGTCCAGTGACGGTGCTTGGCAATTGCCTCGATAAAGGCAGCTACACCATTTTTCTCCGAAACAGCTACAATGCCTCCGGCTGGCTCAATGGAACCTATGCCTGCCTTCGTTAAAATCTCGGCTCCTTCTTTTCCTGCACCAATCGCCTTGAAATGATTGTAAGCTTCATCAACAAAGTAAATTGGTTCCTTGGATGCCTTTAGCGTATCGACACTCTCCTGGCCTCCTGCCACATATACAGCATCGAAAAGTACCGAATCGGCTGTCAGGAATGTCTGATTCACCTCAACTTGCTGTCCTTTTGAACTTGTAATCACTCCACGATTATTACTGATGATTTCAGCAGTTATACCTGTTGATTTAAAGGATTCCAAAACTTGATTAACCTCTGATCCGTTGAAACCATCGGCAGCCAAGATCGCCACTTTTCTTGTTGCGGCCGTGTTTACTTTCATTTGCTCTTGGCTTAAAGCCGGGGAAGCCCAATCCAATTTGACATCACTCTTGTTTGTAGGAGGATTCACCCCCACTCCAATAGCGATTGTTTCTGCCAGTTCTACATCAACATTACTGAACATCTCGACAATTTGCTGCTGAACGTCCTTACTTTTCACTTTTCCCACTTCAAAATGGAAAGCTTGAATAATATGCTCCTTCTCCACTTCCGTCATGCTATTCCAGAATAGTTTTGCTTGGCTGTAATGATCCTTGAAACTTTCACTGCGTTGACGGACCTTTCTGCCATCGACTTTTTCCTGGTAATGTGCATAGCCGCCTTCCTCCTCTGAAGCAGGTTCAGGAGAGTTACCTGCAAGGGAGTTTTTATGATAACTGACAGGCCCTGGATTTATTGACATTCGGTGCATGCCATCGCGTTGATTATTATGAACGGGGGCAACCGTCCTATTAATGGGAAGCTCGTGGAAGTTCGGGCCTCCCAATCGGGATAGCTGGGTATCGGTGTATGAGAATAAACGACCCTGAAGCAGCGGATCATTTGAAAAATCAATACCCGGTACAACATGCCCCGGATGGAAAGCTATCTGTTCCGTCTCTGCAAAAAAGTTATCCGTATTTTGGTTCAAAACCATTTTCCCGATTATTTTCACCGGGATTTGTTCTTCCGGCCATAGTTTAGTGGGATCGAGGATATCAAAATCGAATTTGAATTCATCTTCTTCCTTAATCATTTGCACGCCAAATTCAAATTCAGGATAATTTCCAGTATCTATTGCTTCCCACAGATCTTGGCGGTGAAAATCAGGATTTTTCCCTGCAATTTTCTGCGCTTCATCCCAAACAAGGGATTTAACTCCCAGTACAGGCTTCCAATGGAATTTAACGAAATGGGCCACACCTTCTTCATTCACAAATCGGAATGTGTGGACACCAAACCCTTCCATCATCCGGAAACTTCTTGGTATGGCCCTATCTGAAAGGTGCCACATGACCATATGTGCCGTTTCTTCATTGTTGGCGACGAAATCCCAAAAAGTATCATGGGCAGACGCAGCCTGAGGTATTTCGTTATGAGGTTCAGGTTTAACGGCATGAATTAAATCAGGGAACTTAATGGCATCCTGGATAAAAAATACCGGAATATTATTTCCAACCAAATCGTAGTTTCCTTCCTCGGTATAAAACTTTGTCGAGAATCCCCTGACATCACGAACCGAGTCTGCCGATCCGCGGGAACCCGCTACCGTGGAGTAACGAACGAATACTGGCGTCTTGACTGTAGGGTCTTGTAGAAACTTGGCCTTTGTATATTCGGTCATCGGCTCATATACCTGAAAATATCCATGTGCTCCAGACCCACGTGCATGCACAATCCGCTCAGGAATACGCTCATGGTCAAAATGAGTCATTTTTTCACGAAAATGAAAGTCCTCCATCAAAGTGGGACCGCGGGTTCCCGCTTTCAAAGAATGTTCATCCTCGGAAATACGCAAACCTTGGTTAGTCGTCATCTTTTTCCCATTATCGTCCACTCGATATTGTTCCAACTGCCGTTGCTTACTTTGTTCATCGATTCTTCCGCTTTCATTTGCTTTTGTCATCCCTGTTCATTCCCCTCCATGTTCAAAAATTTCAGTTTAATTCGTGTGGTATGTATTTACTTTAAATTCGTATAATTGCGTTATCCTTCCTCATATACCACTCTATTTTGACGGGTAAACAGAATTCAGAAAAAGAATCTTCCCGTCATCATAAAACAAAAAAATGATTCCAGTGAGGACGGTTTAGGTCGAATTATTCCCGTCGAAACACTGGGGAAGAGAAGAATACATATAAAAAAGAAGCGGAAAGACCAATTTTGGGTCTTCCCGCTTCTTTTCCATTCAACACCTTTAGTTCTTAAAGGCCTCTGAAACCTTCAAAAGTTTGCCTTTTACTTTCGTATTTTTCATCACTTTCAAGACAAGCGGTCCCTTTTCATTCAATATTTCCACATAAGAAACATTATCCTGTATTGTAATGATCCCGATGTCCTCAGCATTCACACCATCAATTTTTGCGATAGTTCCGACAAAATCAACAGCCCTGATTTTCTTTTTCTTTCCGCCATTGAAATACAACTTCATGATTTGTTTATTCAATTTTTCACTTTTATCTTTTTTTATCTTTGGACGAGCTTCCAGTTTCGCTTCGAAATCCATTTTTTTATTGGAGACATCCTCTTTTGTTGGAACGGGCATCTTAGGGATTTCAAAACCGATATAGCCTTGAATCTCAGTAAGGAATTTGTCTTCATACGGCGTCACAAAAGTAATGGCTTTTCCTTTTTTCCCGGCACGGCCCGTTCTTCCAGTTCGATGTACGTAACTTTCCTTTTCCAATGGCAGGTCATAGTTAATCACGTGGGTTATATTATCGATGTCAATTCCACGTGCAGCAACATCCGTCGCAACCAAATAGCGGAATTCCCCTCTTCTGAATTCATTCATCACTGCAAGGCGATCTTCCTGAAGCATGCCGCCGTGAATCATATCACAAGGATATTCCAGATCCATTAGCTGTTCGCATACTTGGTCCACCCGATCTTTCGTCCGACAGAAAATGATGCAGCTATCGGGGTTTTCCGTGATGGTGACGTCTCTAAGCAGGGAAAACTTATCATCCTCTTTCACTTCAATAAGTGCATGTTCTATTTTCTCCGTCGTTAAACCCTTTGCTTTGATTTCAATATCCAAAGGATCTTTCATATATTGCTTACAAAGCTTTTTTATACTCTCAGGTAATGTGGCAGAGAACAGCATGGTTACCCTATTTTTCGGAAGCTCTTTAATAATGGCTTCCACTTGTTCAATGAAGCCCATATTCAGCATTTCATCCGCTTCATCAATAACTAAATGAGTTAAGCGTTCCAAGGCGAATGTCCCTTTCTCGATATGATCCAGAACCCGCCCCGGTGTTCCAACGACTACATGGCTTTTTTGTTTCAATTCCGCTTTTTGCAGTGCGAATGGATGTTTTCCATAAACCGCAGTAGCCTTTATCCTTTTGAATCTTCCTATATTCGTGATATCCTCTTTTACCTGTACAGCAAGCTCACGTGTCGGTGTTAAAATAAGCGCTTGAGGCTTATTCTCCTCCCAATCGACCATTTCGCAAATCGGTATGCCGAATGAAGCGGTCTTGCCACTTCCCGTTTGGGATTTAACAACAAGATCCCGCTTTTTCAGCGCCACTGGAATCACTTCACGCTGTACTTCGGTTGGATGTTGATATCCCAAGCTTTCTAATGCCCTTACAATTTCATCGCTTAATGTATAATCAGTAAAACCTAATTCATTCATATAACAGCCTCTTTTGTTGTTTAGTATGTTGCTTTATTGTTTCCATAATCGTAATTTCCTTATACAAGGTTCTATTATACGCGATATACATCGATAAACCTTGTAATAACCAAATTCAATTGCCTTATTTCAATATAATGAAACTTCATTATCAGTAAAAAGGATGCTAATGATCTTGATTAATCAAAATGGACCATGCTTCTTTCAATATGCTAAAATATGTATGAGATTAAAGCGGAAACAGGGTGTAGATTAAAAACCGATGTCCAAAAGGAGTGCTGATTTATGATAATCGTAACGAATAGAATCAGAGTCAAAAAAGGGATGGGGGCAGCCATGGCCCCAGGATTTACTGCACCAGGTCCACTTGATACAACGGAAGGCTTCGTAAAAGTTGAAGTATTATTAACGCAGAACTTATCGGATCACGATGAATTGAGCGTTAATATGTATTGGGAAAACCTTGATAACTTTACTGCTTGGAGAAATAGCGATGCATTCAAAGCTGCACATAAACGTCCTGAACCTAGTTCCGGTGAAGCTAAAAAAGAATCTCCAATTCTAGGCAGCGAGCTTACTACGTATGAAGTCGCCTCAGTAAAAGAAATAGCTAAATAATAAAATTACACCAAAAGAGGCCGCAAAATATGCGGCCTCTTTTTGATGGAGTTTATGGCTTGGGTCTCTTTTAGTAAATTATTGGGCTTCAGCTTTCTTGATTTGTTTGCTTCTAAGCTGGCCGCAAGCAGCATCAATATCCGTTCCATGTTCTTGCCGGATTTTGCAATTTACGCCTCTCTTTTTCAACGTATCATAGAACGAGAGAACGGACTCTTTTTCACTTCTTTGGTACTGACTATGTTCATCTACAGGATTATATGGAATCAGGTTGACATAGAGACGATGTTTTTTGTCATCAAGAAGCTCGGCAAGTTGCTCGGCTTCTTCTTGATGATCATTGACATCTTTCAATAGGATATATTCAATCGTAATTCTCCTATTCGTTTTCTCTAAATAATAATCGAGTGATTTCATAAGTTTTTCAATTGGAATACCTCGGTTTATTTTCATGATCCGTGTCCTGAGCTCATTATTCGGAGCATGTAATGAGATTGCCAGATTCACCTGTAATTGAGTATCAGTGAATTCATAAATCTTATTCGCAAGACCGCTCGTCGAGACAGTAATACGCCTTGCAGCGATAGCAAGACCCTTATGGTCCATGATCACCTTCAAAAAGTCTATCATATTTTCAAAGTTATCGAACGGTTCGCCAATCCCCATTACAACAACATGGCTTACAGCATCTTCTTGTTCCAATTTATCCAGATGCAGTTGTACGTTCATGATTTGTTCCACTATTTCCCCGCTGGATAAATCACGGCTTTTGGCCAATAATCCACTTGCACAGAAACTGCAGCCAATATTGCAGCCCACTTGGGTGGTGACACAAACCGAAATCCCGTATTTATGCCTCATCATAACCGTTTCGATAAGGTTTCCATCCTGTAATTTAAACAAGA
It contains:
- a CDS encoding heme oxygenase, giving the protein MIIVTNRIRVKKGMGAAMAPGFTAPGPLDTTEGFVKVEVLLTQNLSDHDELSVNMYWENLDNFTAWRNSDAFKAAHKRPEPSSGEAKKESPILGSELTTYEVASVKEIAK
- the rlmN gene encoding 23S rRNA (adenine(2503)-C(2))-methyltransferase RlmN, whose product is MSKESIYGLTFEQLTAWLLDHGHKKFRASQVWEWLYRTRVTSFSEMTDVNKECLQLLEDHFVIQTLTEHVKQESADGTIKFLFKLQDGNLIETVMMRHKYGISVCVTTQVGCNIGCSFCASGLLAKSRDLSSGEIVEQIMNVQLHLDKLEQEDAVSHVVVMGIGEPFDNFENMIDFLKVIMDHKGLAIAARRITVSTSGLANKIYEFTDTQLQVNLAISLHAPNNELRTRIMKINRGIPIEKLMKSLDYYLEKTNRRITIEYILLKDVNDHQEEAEQLAELLDDKKHRLYVNLIPYNPVDEHSQYQRSEKESVLSFYDTLKKRGVNCKIRQEHGTDIDAACGQLRSKQIKKAEAQ
- a CDS encoding catalase is translated as MTKANESGRIDEQSKQRQLEQYRVDDNGKKMTTNQGLRISEDEHSLKAGTRGPTLMEDFHFREKMTHFDHERIPERIVHARGSGAHGYFQVYEPMTEYTKAKFLQDPTVKTPVFVRYSTVAGSRGSADSVRDVRGFSTKFYTEEGNYDLVGNNIPVFFIQDAIKFPDLIHAVKPEPHNEIPQAASAHDTFWDFVANNEETAHMVMWHLSDRAIPRSFRMMEGFGVHTFRFVNEEGVAHFVKFHWKPVLGVKSLVWDEAQKIAGKNPDFHRQDLWEAIDTGNYPEFEFGVQMIKEEDEFKFDFDILDPTKLWPEEQIPVKIIGKMVLNQNTDNFFAETEQIAFHPGHVVPGIDFSNDPLLQGRLFSYTDTQLSRLGGPNFHELPINRTVAPVHNNQRDGMHRMSINPGPVSYHKNSLAGNSPEPASEEEGGYAHYQEKVDGRKVRQRSESFKDHYSQAKLFWNSMTEVEKEHIIQAFHFEVGKVKSKDVQQQIVEMFSNVDVELAETIAIGVGVNPPTNKSDVKLDWASPALSQEQMKVNTAATRKVAILAADGFNGSEVNQVLESFKSTGITAEIISNNRGVITSSKGQQVEVNQTFLTADSVLFDAVYVAGGQESVDTLKASKEPIYFVDEAYNHFKAIGAGKEGAEILTKAGIGSIEPAGGIVAVSEKNGVAAFIEAIAKHRHWTRA
- a CDS encoding DEAD/DEAH box helicase codes for the protein MNELGFTDYTLSDEIVRALESLGYQHPTEVQREVIPVALKKRDLVVKSQTGSGKTASFGIPICEMVDWEENKPQALILTPTRELAVQVKEDITNIGRFKRIKATAVYGKHPFALQKAELKQKSHVVVGTPGRVLDHIEKGTFALERLTHLVIDEADEMLNMGFIEQVEAIIKELPKNRVTMLFSATLPESIKKLCKQYMKDPLDIEIKAKGLTTEKIEHALIEVKEDDKFSLLRDVTITENPDSCIIFCRTKDRVDQVCEQLMDLEYPCDMIHGGMLQEDRLAVMNEFRRGEFRYLVATDVAARGIDIDNITHVINYDLPLEKESYVHRTGRTGRAGKKGKAITFVTPYEDKFLTEIQGYIGFEIPKMPVPTKEDVSNKKMDFEAKLEARPKIKKDKSEKLNKQIMKLYFNGGKKKKIRAVDFVGTIAKIDGVNAEDIGIITIQDNVSYVEILNEKGPLVLKVMKNTKVKGKLLKVSEAFKN
- the pepT gene encoding peptidase T, which codes for MKNEIIERFTSYVKVDTQSNEANPSCPSTPGQLTLANTLVQELQSIGMKEVTIDQNGYVMATLPANSKKDIPTVGFLAHVDTATDFTGKDVKPQIVDNYDGKDLTLHEKLGVILSPNDFPSLKNYKGHTLITTDGTTLLGADNKAGIAEIMTAMDYLIQHPEIKHGKIRVAFTPDEEIGRGPHKFDVDAFDAQFAYTVDGGPLGELEYESFNAASARILIKGTNIHPGTAKGKMVNSAKIAMELHNKLPVAEAPEYTEGYEGFYHLLSFHGDVEETKLSYIIRDFDRQKFNERKVYITKVIEDLKEKYGQNRIQLELQDQYYNMKEKIEPVKEIVDIAHEAMEKLGIKPKISPIRGGTDGSQLSYMGLPTPNIFTGGENFHGKYEFISVDNMVLATKVIVGIASLLEEKAK